ATTTGATCCTCTTTGGCAAAATTAGAGACCTACTGCTGGTGAAGTACACTGGCAACAGAGAGATCATGTCTGTCAGACCAGAGGGCGGAGATCTTGTCCATCAGACCAGAGAGTAGGACAGAGATCATGTCCATCAGACCAGAGAGTAGGACAGAGATCATGTCCATCAGACCAGAGAGTAGGACAGAGATCATGTCCATCAGACCAGAGAGTAGGACAGTGATCATGTCTATCAGACCAGAGAGTAGGACAGAGATCATGTCTATCAGACCAGAGAGTAGGACAGAGATCATGTCTATCAGACCAGAGAGTAGGACAGAGATCATGTCCATCAGACCAGAGAGTAGGACAGTGATCATGTCTATCAGACCAGAGAGTAGGATGGAGATTATGGTTGTTTGTGTAACCTACAAACcttttataataaaacaaaaacaaataaagacaaaaatgtttattatttaaagtTGTAAAGATATTTATGGTGAAACAAAAAGGAACCACCCACGCAAcaacccctccccccaaacAAAACAAGTGCATTTACTATTATGtgagattttaaaaaatatttcactctAACAGGAACTGGAATGTGCAAAGTATTTCAGCCTAGGCAACAACAACAGccacaaccaaaacaaaatctaaataaCTTTTCTTTTCGACTGCAACATCAAGCAGAAATGTGCCTTTAAATAAAAGCAATACATCGTCCCTAATGACTTAATCGGCAGCAACAgtaacagccccccccccccccccccgcccgccaCCCCACCCTcacatcccctctctctttaaAACAACAAGCATGTTCTGAAGCAGGGCAGACCAACAACACGCAGTCACCACTAACATAACACTAATGTTACTCAtcattctgacacacacacacacacacacacacacacacagagcagggcAGACAGATGAACAACATAGGACATAGAATATGAATTACACCAGACAGACGGGGTGAAAATAACAGAACACCATAGGAGCAGTAATACAGCTCAGTAAACAGGTGGAAGTGATGGACGTTTCAGATAAGGCATAAAGGCCAATGAGCTACTAGCTTGGGAAACAGCCAATAGAAACAGCTTTTCTTTGCCAGTGCCCATTGACAAACAGTTAAAAGTTTCTTTAGCCAGAGGAGGCCTCTGACAAACTAGTAACAGGTTCTTCAGCCAGTTGAGCTTGTAATCAAACCGGCGATAATCTCTGAAGCCAGGAAGACCATCAACCAACCAGTAACAGTCTCTGAAGCCAGGAAGACCACTGACCGTCTGCCACCCACCTCGCCGAATGAGTCTCCCACATAAACAAGGTCCTTTGGCTTTTGTGTAAACATCTGATGCCCTCATACCATTGCCCAGCACATATGAGTTCCTGAAAGGCACATTTGGTAAAAGGAAGTCCTGATTCCATCCTTCAGTCCCCAATGAGAGTTAGTTCCACAGCGCAAACGGTTCCATTCCACTCTGTTCGGTCTTGGGGACAATCATGTTTTTACTGAACACTCCCACCATCTGCATCCATCCCATTCCAACAATCCACTACCCATGTATGTCTCCAAAGCACAATATACAGCTTTATGtatcaaataaatacatttactcTTTGAAATATGTGTAATCGGAAGAAAGCATATATATTCGTCCAATATATGAAGTGTATGTAAAAGCTGAAAGTCTTGGTGTTATTCCAATAGAGAAGCTGCTTCTGTCCTGAGCCGACTTCTCCTCATTACTTGTTGCACaccttctctcttctcctcttcttcctctcatccatccatccttcctcTGTATGTCCgtatggctgtgtgtgaagCAAAAGGGTACGGAAAACATCTGTCTTCTAGCTGCAATCACAGTTCTTTACGATCATATTGGACAACTGTTCCACCTGAAACAAATATCCCAGAAAGCACTGATTACACCAAAACATCCCTGTTAGTGATTACACCAAAACAACCCTGTTAGTGGTTACACCAAAACAACCCTGTTAGTGACTACACCAAAACAACCCTGTTAGTGATTACACCAAAACAACCCTGTTAGTGGTTACACCAAAACAACCCTGTTAGTGGTTACACCAAAACAACCCTGTTAGTGGTTACACCAAAACAACCCTGTTAGTGATTACACCAAAGCAACCCTGTTAGTAGTTATACCAAAACAACCCTGTTAGTGACTACACCAAAACAACCCTGTTAGTGATTACACCAAAACAACACCGTTAGTGATTACACCAAAACATCCCCGTTAGTGATTACACCAAAAACACCCTGTTAGTGGTTACACCAAAACAACCCTGTTAGTGATTACACCAAAACAACCCTGTTAGTGATTACACCAAAACAACCCTGTTAGTGACTACACCAAAACATCCCTGTTAGTGATTACACCAAAACAACCCTGTTAGTGGTTACACCAAAACAACCCTGTTAGTGGTTACACCAAAAACACCCTGTTAGTGGTTACACCAAAACAACCCTGTTAGTGATTACACCAAAACAACCCTGTTAGTGATTACACCAAAACAACCCTGTTAGTGACTACACCAAAACATCCCTGTTAGTGATTACACCAAAACAACCCTGTTAGTGGTTACACCAAAACAACCCTGTTAGTGGTTACACCAAAACAACCCTGTTAGTGATTACACCAAAACAACCCTGTTAGTGACTACACCAAAACAACCCTGTTAGTGATTACACCAAAACAACCCTGTTAGTGGTTACACCAAAACAACCCTGTTAGTGGTTACACCAAAACAACCCTGTTAGTGACTACACCAAAACAACCCTGTTAGTGACTACACCAAAACAAGCCTGTTAGTGATTACACCAAAGCAACCCTGTTAGTAGTTATACCAAAACAACCCTGTTAGTGGCTACACCAAAACAACCCCGTTAGGGATTACACCAAAACAACCCCGTTAGGGATTACACCAAAACAGCCCCGTTAGTGACTTCACCAGAACAACCCTTTTATTGACCACACCAAAACAACCCTGTTACTGACTACACCAAAACAACCCTGTTACTGACTACACCAAAACAACCCTGTTAGTGATTTCACCAAAACAACCATTTTAGTGACTTCACCAGAACAACACTGTTAATGACTACATATAAACAACACTTAGTAACTACACCTAAACAACAGTGTCAAAGACACAACACCTAAACAACACTGTTAATGACTATACTTAAACAACACTGTTAGTAAGTACAACTAAACAACACTGTTAGTGACTACACATAAACAACAGTGTCAAAGACACAACACCTAAACAACACTGTTAATGACTACACATAAACAACAGTGTCAAAGACACAACACCTAAACCACACTGTTAATGTCTACACCTAAACAACAATGTTAATGACTACACATAAACAACAGTGTCAAAGACACAACACCTAAACAACACTGTTAGTGACTACACCTAAACAACACTGTTAATGACTACACATAAACAACAGTGTCAAAGACACAACACCTAAACAACACTGTTAATGTCTACACCTAAACAACACTGTTAATGTCTACACCTAAACAACACTGTTAGTGACTACACCTAAACAACACTGTTAATGTCAACACCTAAACAACACTGTTAGTGACTACACCTAAACAACACTGTTAGTGACTACACCTAAACAACACTGGTAGTGAAACTACATTTACTCAACAACTTTACCTTGTGTTGTCTTCCAACGTAGTAAAGGATTGGCAGAGGGTCTAGGGCCTGGGGTACACAGCAGGGCTGGGCAGATGCTCCAGGGTTGTGGTGCTTATACAGGGCCAGgatctgtgtggtgtgtgaggtGTGAGAAATACAAACATAGACAGGTCAGCTAAGTAGTGCATCTTCAGCAGAAACATGAGCCAATACAATTATGACACACCAGATCCAGTTCACTGAGGACTAACATGTATGAGTtggacgcacacacagacagacagagagaaagttgGTACAAGAGACAGCGACAGAAAGGGGAAAAGAGAAgtcgagagagagggaggcagagagagggagaaatacatATATGGACAGAGAAGGTAGAGAGGGGAGGcacagatggagggatggagaaagaagCAAagaaggagtgggacaaagaGCACAGTAAGTACATATTTAGTGTTTACTGACATCGTGCTGAGACAGTTCTTAACCACCAGGCCTCGAAGAGGCAGTCTGGTGATGTATCACTTTATGTCTAATGGGTCAGGAGTTTTTCTTGGCCGGTTGACTTGACCACTAAGAACGCTAAAATTAGAGCCCCTGAGGTGTGCAgtttagtttattttaaaacacaatacacacacattcatggaCGAAACAAAGAGTGTGTGTCATCATTtggtgtatgttgtgtgtgtgtgtgttggtgtacagTGGCCGTGTAAACAGATGGTGAAAATAAACTTGGGAAACCCCTGACGTTCCCCCGGCATGCCTAACCAGATGGCCCACAGACACTTCTGACTAAACACTACTGGGACCCATCAGGTCAAAAGCCTGTCTCTGAAAGTGGAGCTCTCTGTTTTCTGTAAATCACAGCTAGTCAAGTCAGCTGTGGGACGTTTTTTTTGTCAGAGTGAATAGCGGGGTGAGGGGGGGCATAATtctaataattataaaaaaataaagaaatattgtatatattgATTACATTGAGATCACACTATCTGTGGAATATTTGTGGGAGTATTAGCAAAAAGATTTCCCGATACCCTTTAAGCTAAGTTCTGTGTTTAATTGTTGTGTGGGgggcaaaaaaaacattttcaacgcAGGTCGTCTTTTGCCAATCACTGCTTGAAAAAATGTTTCACTAATGGAGATGTGACATTTCAGATATGACAATATTGTAGAAATGTACGAGAATATTTTAGAAGTTATCCAAGTCACACTGAGTATTCTAGAACTTTCCTTAAAAATATTATAGAAGATACGAGAGAGTAACCAGTGTTggggcaaaaaaaagaaattcattgtatattacaatatattacTTATTACTCACCAGGAAAAGTAGTTAATTACTTTACACTTAGATTTTTGCGTTACACTGCAAGATTTTGTGTCTGATCACAGggggtgaaaatgtttttataacataaaatgtaatagcTGGTGTCATAActgaataaacatttaaatggtcTCAGTCAATAGGCTACACCTTTGCACATATGGATTAGCACACACGGCCATGAGGCCATAATCACTATTATTGCATGCTGTGAGTTATTATGTtgataatttttatttgtatctaAGCCATACTGCAATTACATAATTTTAGGTTGCGTTGGCTATACTTTCAACATGTAATATtgggctgtcaaagttaaccTGTTAACTCAtgcaattaattaaaaatgctTAACGCTGTAATTGTTTTGCGctggtgttttttgtgtttatgcTTGAATTACATATTTCCTTTAAGTAATGTTTGTAGATAAATATTTCTAGCCCCCTGCTTACCATATCCCTTTGACTATTATTCAAGTAGATATACCTTTATAATGCCTTTATCAGACAATTTGTGGTTTCATATGAAAATCTGGTAAGAAACTGTGTCAATAAATATGACTATTGTTATAAGTCTGCACATTTATGAATTATAGCCTAATAGCGGAGACATATTCAAGAACTGTACCAGAGAGTATTCTAGAACAGTACCTGAGAGTATTCTAGAACAGTACCTGAGAGTATTCTAGAACTATACCTGGGAGTATTCTAGAACTGTACCTGGGAGTATTCTAGAACTGTACCTGAGAGTATTCCAGAACTTTACCTGAGAGTATTTGTTTTCAGCGTTCCAGATGTAGGTGCATGAACCCATGCAGTAATTGGCATGGTAACCCTTTGGCTTGTGGATCCACTTCCAGCCCAGATCTTTCCGGAAGTCAATGTAGAGCTTTCTCACACAACAGGTCTCGGTTTTACTATAGAGAagcatttagaaatgtgttagGGTTTcggacagacaggaacagacaaacagagcCAAATGGACAGTTTGACAGATATATTTTTGTCCTCACTCTGTGCAGGCATCATCTGTAGTGGTGGCCCGCTTTTTGCGCGAGGATGTGAGCTGGGAGCTGTAGTTCTGGGGGACGGACATGGTCAGAATGTGAGGCTTCCTCATGTTCCTAGCCATTTTAGCTGTGTCGCCTCGCACATTGTTTTCCAACCCAGCTATTTTGAAGTGGAACTTTTCCATAGGTTTTCCACACTCACAGTACAACTGCAACTCAAAGCCCTGCTCGTCCTCTGTAGCACAGAGAGAATAAAGACACAGTCACAACATTGGGCTGGCTATAACTTGACGAACACATGACATGGCATGACATGCAGGTGACTTCACATGGCTGTGACCTGACTTAGCGTTCTCTGGACTCACCATTCCCCTTCAGCCATTCCTTCAGGGTGGATGTGACGTCAAAGGACAGCCACCGGTTGTTCAACTCGTTGGTGATGAAGCGTGATCCCAAGTATCGTTTGCTGTCACCGAACCCTCTGTAGAGCTCCAGACGCTGCTCTGAGCCTGGGTCAATTGAAGGGTTCTTGATGAGCAGGCGGAGTTCAGCAGTGGACAACAGATGGTAATCCCCAATGTTGGACCTCATCTCATTTAGGTTGAACAGCATCTGATGTTCTGTGACATTTTTATCTGAGAAGGGGACAGAgaaaatttgtaaaaaaaacagcgTAGTGTTAAAAACCAGTGTTAACCATTGGGTTATTTCTAGGGCTACAACAACTAATTGAAAAAGTCTATAACGTCGATAAGGAAATGTGCTGACAACGAATGTCACTATCGATTAGTTGGGCCTACACGTGACGCAGCCAAACAAATTTATTTTCTAAGATATCGGAGTCTAAGATGGCGGAGGTTACACCGAAAGGAAGTTGCGTACGACCAAAACGTCCAAAGTATGGATCCATGCTCTTTACATTGAAGAATTCAATGTAAACAGTTTGTTACAACATTTGCAAAGCAGAACTCTCATGGCACAAGAGCATGAATGTTATGCATGAGCATTTAAAGAGGAAACAAGTTGTAGCCTTGATGACAGAAGATGACTAAGCACAGTACGTTAATATTATACAAATTCgtcatttattttagtttgtatTCATGGAGTTAAGTTTTTAATTGAGTAATAGTTAACGTTATCATCAAGTTTTTCATCACCAAATCTGATCTACTTGAGCATGTTGAGTTTGTCTATAGATGAGCAGCTCCGGCTAGCTAACCATTCACAACGTTACTGATGAATTAACCCATTACTGTCAAATTTGGTGAGTTCTATATTTTTCCGTAATAGAAACTTTGAggtatttaaatgcattacaatttgCGTTAACATTTACAGCAGGGGcgtaggtttgatttcaaatgtgagggggacaaataTGTTTGgcaaatgcccatggttttggaatgggacgtccaacaagctcatatagctgtgatggtcgggtgtccacatacgtTTGGCCATATGGTGTATGTGCACTGGTGGACAAAACATCTCTTTGATTCTGCTAGAATAAACACACATAATTCTGCTAAATACTATTAAATATTACTTAGTTGAGATGTTGTTTGTGGAGTGTGCTACCGCACAcacctctgtatttcaatgtgtgtggctgatgtaacaacctcacctcccaagctccaCCACAACTCTCGGGCATGACTACACTGGTCGACTGATCATACTTCTGGGCCGTCATTTATCAATGTTGCGtagaaaatattcaaaattaACTTGtgcaaagaaaatgttgaatgttCGCAAGTACAAAAAAGTTGGTATTTATCAATTGCTCATACGCTTGATTTACGCGCACGTGTATTTTGACATGATAAATCAGACACTTTCTAAAACACTGTTCCAGTGCTCATGAAATCTCATTTACATAAAGAACTGCCCTAAATGACCATTTATGGTCACAATCCTTCCATTTAATGCTGCAAGAAATGTCACCAATTTCTGAAGTGTAAGCAAAACTAGCCATACTTTTTGGAGTCCTAAGCAAGGACTTgacaaataagagaaaaaatATTGCTTGAGAGTAGGTTAGAGCTGTGGTGAATTCTGCCTCATCTGAGGACCGAATagttaatgaaatgaaaaagaaattaATTGATTTGAATACATATCCAAAGAAAATATGATGATCCACAAAAGGGATATAAGTGTAACAGGGGTGTCAGTTGGTGTGTCTGTAGGAATACCAGACACGCAAGATTCCAGCAATGCAAGATTTGGTGGAAGATCCCAAAGTCAAAGTTCCTCAGTGTTgccttttatattatttaactgGTTTAACTAAACTACCTCCAACCTTACAttactttctctctctaatTTACTTAATTATTCAATTAGGCTTAAATGGTTTCATGTTCATGAATTCGATAGCACCCTGAGAAAACTGTTAAGTAGTTTAAGTGTCAATAGGAGCAATACATTAATAAATGGTCGCACGCATGGTTTACGAACAATTCAGTTCACATGCaacattgataaatgagggTCCTGGTTCTGCTACTACATAGTGATTGGAAGTTCGACTCACTTTACCGATCCGTATCTTTTCGAATCGTTcagtaaaaacaacaaatcttTCGACTCaatttcgttcatttgagtcaaCCCCCCACCCTCAAATCACCGTCTGTACTTACGGGTGTGTCGGGCTACACATAAAGATGGAATAGCAAGCAACCGTAGTTCCACTGTTGATCCAAAGTGCCGAAAGATCTGTGGTTCATCGTTCCTTCCGGTAAACGAGATTCAGAGATCCAAAAGAGACACAAAACACTATTCGTTTGGTTCATCGTTCCTTCCGGTGAACGAGATTAGAAGATCTGAAGATACTACGGAGATGAATCATGAATCACAAATCACCAAAAATATTCATTCAAAAAGAATGAATCGTTCGACCCATCACTACTACTACAGGGGACTGACATGTCCCACTCATGTATCATGAAACCTTTGCCACTGatttacagtatcagtcaaaaaatctctctcaaccagcttcatgtaAGTACCTTGGAACGTcttgaaaattatattatgataaCCCCTtcgtttttatttcttttataacTACTGCCTACTGTTCTTTTATTGAAGgcattgtaaaaagaaaagaaaaaaactgatgactgtaatttattttaaatgaaaatcttAAAAGTATTTCTGGGAATAATGATTTTTTTCACATCTGATTAATCAATTAACGAAGGAGTAATCTACAGATGAATTGTTAGTTGCAGTCCTAGTTCTTTCATCTCTGGGTAGCCTATATGTCCATTCAACAGTTCACCTGTCtaacaaacaacaaatgtttccacCAGTCTTTCTCATAGGTCCTAGGGTTAACGTGACTGTGAAATGCTTAGTATAAAACTGTCTAATAATCAATggcataataaaaacaaaaagttgtattaatgttttttaatgtgttatTGTCAGGATAACTTGTCAGTTCTGTTTTGTATTACTATTCCGGCATGCATTGGGTTAGAGTTAAGTTTGCATTGTGTGAACAGCCCTGCAGATGTGCCTCCAACCACCAGATGCTGTGTCACACTGGGTACGCTCTAAAGATAAGAAAGTCCCCAGGGTGATCCCCCGGTTTCAACCCGAAAACAAACACCAATGGCGCCCTGCAGAGCCCTTTTCATTTCAGGGTTCATATTGTCAAACACAGGAAGCGATGGAACGTTAAcgggtggaggagaggatgggcGGGGTGGCGGAGGGGGATGGGCGGGGTGGCGGAGGGGGATGTTGTGGGCTggggacaggaagagagacgTTACAGTGTGAAAAAGTGAAGTGAAATGTCCTGCAGGCCAGTGGTGTGTGCTGTAGTCACTGCAGTGTGGTGAGTGACAGCGAAGAGGCTCCAGACGGGCCAAGCTGGATGGACGTGGAGTTGTTTGAGATCTAAAGATGACTGGCTCCATTGACCAGAGTGACAACATGCTGTGAACCCAAGACCTCCCGGTCGGTCTGGTATATATCAGCTCTAGCTCCGTAATATACTAGTCGAGAGCAAACCACCACTATTACAGGTTAATGGAAATGAAAGCAACTTTGTCTTTTGAAAAACCTCATGACTTCTGATTCATTAGGGTACTTTTACCAACAACACTTTTACTTTCTCTTTAACCGTTATTCATCATACACGCCACATGTGTGACGGTCACAATGCCGTCATTTTCCAAACGGCTGTTGGAAACCCTGGAagtttgaatttgaatgtgagGACGGCAAAGGCTCAGCGCTGATGTTATTGCAAGATGTGGTATTCAAAGGTATTGCAAAAGTATTAATAGGTATTGAAAGATATTGAAAGCAGAGGTATACATTGCTTGGATGCCTTTTGTTGTTTCTTACGGAGCTCCATCCCAGCCTGTGTGCTTCGTGCCAACCGTGGGCGTGGGGGATTTGTGTGTTTAATAAAGGCCTGTGCTCCAACCCGGGTAAGCTGGGGACAGCTGTTGTGACAGGCAGAAACATAGACGGCTCTGTAATTACCCAGGGAGGGACCAGATTCCTGCAGCAGGCATAAATACCAGCTGCTCCTACCTGCTCAGTGCTGCAGTGCAGCCCAACCCTACCTGCTCCTCCCACCTGCTCCGTATTGCACTGCAGCCCAACCCTACCTGCTCCTCCCACCTGCTCCGTGCTGCAGTGCAGCCCAACCCTACCTGCTCCTCCCACCTGCTCCGTGCTGCAGTGCTGCCCCAACCCTACCTGCTCCTCCCATGTGCTCCGTACTGCAATGCAGTTAAACCCAACCTCCCGCTCTTACCTGCTCACTGTAAAAACACACTCTACCTTGACCGCCCCATGGTAGTGACATCTACTCTTCCGCACTGCTATGTGCATGCACTGGTCTCTGCTCTGTTACACCCAGTGCAGATTCTGCCAAAGACCCGTAGCCACACCCACAGACGTAGCCCCACCCACAGACCGACCACTGACTGTCACTACTACGTCCAGACACCACATAGGATCAATGTCAATATCTAGACGGAACCAGTTTTCACATGGCAAGACAACAGTCCTGGATTAATACCATCCATCTCACATCCAACCCCAACCTAAGCTGATCTCACTGTGCCATGTGCTTGGCTTCTCAATAGATCTCTTTGTGTGTTACTTCGATAATGTTTGCTGTCGACATTTCCAAATCCTGGATTATAAAGTGGTGGATTGTGTCCATAGATGGAAagttatcaaatcaaccaagtCTTTTAGCCTTTAGACTAGTGTGTCAAATTTGTTGGTTTGTTTATTATGATTCCCAGTAGATGATGCCATGGCGCTGACTCTTGTTCCTGCCAAATGGGATGGTGGAAGCAGAGCAGACCACCTCTCTCCTGGCAGACCACCTCTCTCTTGGCAGACCACCTCTCTCCTGG
The sequence above is a segment of the Esox lucius isolate fEsoLuc1 chromosome 1, fEsoLuc1.pri, whole genome shotgun sequence genome. Coding sequences within it:
- the tgfb1a gene encoding transforming growth factor, beta 1a, which produces MRPLCLALVCLAALCLVAGTASGMSTCKTVDLEQVKRKRIEAIRGQILSKLRMPKEPEEEQSGEGKEIPSELLSLYNSTVELGEEQKEQAQLSLQEKEEDYFAKVVHQFTMSADKNVTEHQMLFNLNEMRSNIGDYHLLSTAELRLLIKNPSIDPGSEQRLELYRGFGDSKRYLGSRFITNELNNRWLSFDVTSTLKEWLKGNEDEQGFELQLYCECGKPMEKFHFKIAGLENNVRGDTAKMARNMRKPHILTMSVPQNYSSQLTSSRKKRATTTDDACTDKTETCCVRKLYIDFRKDLGWKWIHKPKGYHANYCMGSCTYIWNAENKYSQILALYKHHNPGASAQPCCVPQALDPLPILYYVGRQHKVEQLSNMIVKNCDCS